GCATAAAGGTGTGGAGTGGTCTCACGTTCATACAAAGCTGAATGACCATCCTGACAAACTATGGTCGCTCCATGAGATGGAACGAACGGCAGGAGAACCAGACGTGATTGATTACGATCCACATAAGGATGAATACATCTTCTGTGACTGCTCACAGCAGAGCCCTAAAGGGCGCAGGAGTGTGTGTTATGACCGCGAAGCGCTGGAGTCAAGAAAGAAACATAAACCTGATAATAATGCCGTTGATATGGCAGAAGCCATGGGGATAAAATTATTAACGGAGGAAGAATACAAGACACTCCAGAAACAAGAAGAATTCGACACGAAAACGTCGAGCTGGGTCGCAACCCCTTCTGATATTAGAAAACTCGGCGGGGCACTTTTTTGCGATTATCGCTTCGGTCACGCGTTTGTGTATCACAATGGAGCAGAATCCTATTATGCTGCCAGAGGTTTTCGAGGCTTGCTAAGGGTTTAAAAAGTCTGCCTGTTTTCTTCCAATTTAAGACTCTTAAAAGTGTGAAGAGAATACAAACTGTCCCTCTCACTTTACTAACAATTCTTGAATACCTTCACTGATTCTTTCAATTCCGAGTGGAATATGTCTATCCTTAACTTGGGATACGCTCAGGCGGATGCGGTTTTCCTTTCGATATTTTGAAAGATACATGGAGGCTGTCTCCTGTACACGTACATTTTTATTGACAAGATAATCCGCCAGCTGTTTCCCTGTTAATTGTTCAGGCAGCTCGATTGTTGAATAAAAACCAGATTCTCCTCCTGAAAATCCAGCCTCTTTAGGGAGGTGTTCAATATATGCCTTTTTCAGGAGACTTCCTTTCCTCTTATACTGGCGTCTCAGTTTCTGAATGTGAGCGTTGTACATCCCGCTCTACAGATAGATTTCTAAAGCACCCTGAGTGACTACTGGGGTGTGGACATCCGCTGCAAACTTCGCTTTGGCAAAGTCATCCAGCAATGCTTCAGGTAAAACGGCCATTCCAAGCCTTAGTCCAGGCAGGAGAACCTTAGAAAAACTTTTAGTATAGATGACTCTTCCGGACGGATCATAGGCAAACATAGGATCGGCCTTTCTTTTTGTGTCCAGATCCCCCATATAATCATCCTCTATAATATAAACATCGTATTTCCGGGCAAGTTCTACGATTTTTTTCCTCTCGTGATTTGAATAACTATAGCCTGTAGGGTGTTGAAATCGTGATACTGTGTAGAACAATCGGTGCTTGCTCGTATGTTTCTTAGTATTCTTTTACAATTCTATTCATAATAGTAGTACAAAAAACTGTCGAATGCTTAAGAAAGTAAATCTACAGGCGTATTATAAAATACACCTCGGTGCTGTTGTGTGAAATGAATGGTTTTTGTAAATTGAAGTTGTTCCCATATTTACCCTTATGTCTTTAATTAAAGAGCATACACCTTACTAGAGTGGAGGAGAGCACATGACAGGAATTGACTCTGAGTTACAGGAAGAAAAGCCGTCTTTACGAAGGTCGCGACGGTCTTTAATGTGGGCTGCCTATGCTGTATTTATTTGGTCCCTTGCTTATATGATCCCTCACCTTTACTGGTCTCTTGGCGGAACAATAGGTTTATCAATGGTCGTCTCCTCTGCTGCAAACCTTCCTGAATGGCAGTTGATAAACGGGATAGCTTCTGTCCTTCTCACTGCAGCAGGGTGCCTGGGGCTTGCTCTTCTTTACCTTAAAAAAAGAAAAGTACAAAATTGGCTGCTGCTTATTATCATTTTGGGAGGGTGTTCATTATCAATTTCCCATGGAATGTACGGAATGATCAACAGAATCCTTCAATGGGCCGGGCTGATCGAGCTGGAAGGCGGGTCTTTTACCT
This Halobacillus salinarum DNA region includes the following protein-coding sequences:
- a CDS encoding DUF4256 domain-containing protein yields the protein MTKSTDTSPDKALSQEQREELISLLQTRFEKNMHRHKGVEWSHVHTKLNDHPDKLWSLHEMERTAGEPDVIDYDPHKDEYIFCDCSQQSPKGRRSVCYDREALESRKKHKPDNNAVDMAEAMGIKLLTEEEYKTLQKQEEFDTKTSSWVATPSDIRKLGGALFCDYRFGHAFVYHNGAESYYAARGFRGLLRV
- a CDS encoding aminotransferase-like domain-containing protein, which gives rise to MYNAHIQKLRRQYKRKGSLLKKAYIEHLPKEAGFSGGESGFYSTIELPEQLTGKQLADYLVNKNVRVQETASMYLSKYRKENRIRLSVSQVKDRHIPLGIERISEGIQELLVK
- a CDS encoding DUF3995 domain-containing protein, producing MTGIDSELQEEKPSLRRSRRSLMWAAYAVFIWSLAYMIPHLYWSLGGTIGLSMVVSSAANLPEWQLINGIASVLLTAAGCLGLALLYLKKRKVQNWLLLIIILGGCSLSISHGMYGMINRILQWAGLIELEGGSFTFSEHAYVLWDLFVFEPWFTIEGILFGRLGWSYLSGPQPRRLWLIFCFLGVLVGLITGLLGVRFA
- a CDS encoding aminotransferase class I/II-fold pyridoxal phosphate-dependent enzyme, with amino-acid sequence MFYTVSRFQHPTGYSYSNHERKKIVELARKYDVYIIEDDYMGDLDTKRKADPMFAYDPSGRVIYTKSFSKVLLPGLRLGMAVLPEALLDDFAKAKFAADVHTPVVTQGALEIYL